Part of the Rhodococcus sp. OK302 genome is shown below.
CACGATCAACCGACTGAGGACGTCCCGGCCGAGTTCATCGGTACCCAGCCAGTGCGCCGACGACGGTGGTTCCAGACGATCCGCGATGGACGCCTTGTTCGGGTCTTGCGGGGCAAGCCAATCCGCACATACCGTCACTGCGATCAGGAGCGTGATGACTCCGACGGCAGCCATCGCGACCTTGTCTGCGAGCAGTCTCCGAAGGACTCTGCTGCGCTGGAACCACGACTTCGACTCGACCGGCGCGTCTGTCTGCGAATCCGGCCGATTCACAACAACTTCGAACTTTTCGAGCTCAGGTATCGTCATCGGACTCTCAATCTCGGGTTGAAGTAGCCGTAGGAGGCGTCAACAAGTAGATTCACCGCGGTTACCACCAGTGCAATGAAGAGCACGAGGCCTTGCAAAGTCACCAGATCACCAGTCAGTACCGCGTCTACGCTCACCGACCCGAGTCCGGGGATAGCAAAGAGTTTCTCCACCACTACTGCGCCACCGACCATTTGGGTAACTACCAATCCCAAGACAGTCACTACTGGAACGGCAGCATTCTTAGCCGCGTGTTTTCCGACCACGGTGACGCGCCGGAGTCCTTTCGCCCTCGCGGTTCGGACGTAATCCTCTTCGAGAGCGTCGACCATGGCGCTGCGCACTTGGCGCGTAAGCAATGCTGCAGGAATCAGTGCGAGAGACAACGCAGGCAGGGTCATGTACGTGAGCCAAGGAACCAGTCCGTCCGACAGCGTCGCGTATCCGGTTGCCGGGAACATCTGCGACGATACTGCGAGAAACAAGATGAGTAGAACTCCCGCGACAAACGGCGGGACTGACATCAACAGCGCGGCAACACTATTTGCGAGCCAGTCCACGACCCCTCCCTTGTAGACGGCAGCGAGGGTTCCGAGTGTCAGACCCAGGACAACCGTAAAGATGAGCGAAAGCAGAACCAACGCGGCTGTAATCGGCAAGCGGAACATCAGATCACTCAGGACCGACTGGTGTGTGATCGGCGAAGTCCCGAAATCACCACGCACGGCGTTTCCCAGATATTCGACGTATCTGACTAGCATGGGCCGATCCAGTCCCAACGCGGCTCGCGATTCTGCCAGTTTCTCCGGCGTCGGATTGTCGCCGGCCAGTGCCAGAGCAGGATCGGAAGGCGACAACTCCATCAGGACAAAAACTAGAAATGTCACGATGAGGATCGTCGGTATGGCAAGCAGCACTCGTTGCCTGATAAATCGCACCATCAGCTTCACCATCCTCGAAAACCCGCGCGCACATCGGCAGACGGATCGACACATGAACATTGACCGGAGCTCACGAATGGAATGAAATGTTCTGAAAAATGTTGCATTGCAACTGATTAGACACATTGTGAGTCACCTCGACGTCAGTTGAACGTCGCAGAGGAGATTTCCCGGTAGCCGCAACTGCGGGCAGTGCCGTGAGGATAGAGGCGCCCGCGCGCCGGAGTCACACCATTCTCCCGCTGAACGGGAGAACGAACGCTGACGGAGTACCTCAGGTCAGAGTCGTTCGGTCCCGCGACTCATATCGAGCATCCACGACAACACCCGGCTGCTCTCCGGTGCCGCGTTACCTTCGCGCACAACAGAATCGCCGGGCGCATCGGGGAACAGTGCCTCTGTCGCGCGGCGCGCGGCGGCAAGCAAGACTGGTGCCGAGCGTTCGAAAACCCCAGGCCTGAGGTCACCGGAAAGTGAGAAGCCGGCGTGCACACCGGTTGGCGCCCGCAATGCCGCGGCCACACAACCGATTCCGAAGGCGACTTCCTGACGGTCGAACGCAAGTCCGTTGCGAGCGCGGATTCGAGCAAGCTCAAGATGCAAAGAGCCGCGGTCGACTATCGTCGACGCGGTGCGGGCAGACAGCTTCGCAGGAAGTAGCGTGTCCACCTGCTCAGGCGACCAGAACGACAACACCGATTTTCCCAGAGCGGTGGCATGCGCGGGAATCCGGATACCCACTCGCGTCGGCACTCGCGGAAACGCCTGTCCCCCTACCTTGTCGAGATACACTACGTCGGTTCCGTCCAGGTAGCCGAGATGCGCAACCAAACCGGTCTCGGCGTGCAGCGTATGCAATATCGGTGCAGCGGCGGTTCTCAGTCGGGAATGGTTGACCACCTTGGCACCAAGCTCCTTGGAGCGAGCACCCAGAAGATAGAAGTCGCCCGTGTGTCGAAGCCACCCGTAACCCACCAACTGTTCGAGAATCCGATGGGTGGTCGACCGTGCCAGCCCCGTGCGCTCGGTAACGTCCACGAGGCGCAACATCGACGTGTCGGTATCGAAGACACTCATGATCAGAGTCATTCGCTCGATCATCGACGGAGATCCGGTAGTCATTTTCTCCTCGCCTGCTGGTCAATATCTCTGCTGGTCCGATATCTCACTGTGTTTGTCGCCTCGATCAGATGGCCAGGAACCCAGCGCTCACGTCCAGTCCGGTCGCCCACTGTCCATACACTTCGAGAGGACGCTCCGCACTGTGGACGGTGTACACCCTGGCTGTGCGGGTATCTCGCCACACTCGCTGCCGCGGATCGTCGACGGCGATCGCGCCGTTGCCCGCCGTCGCGAAAATCAGTTCGACTGCTGCGACAACACGCTCGAATGCCAGGACCTGATCTCGGCGACCTCGAACCCACTCGCCCGTTTCGAGTTCTCGATGCTCTTCGGTGGCCGTCGTCGCTACCTCGATACTGCGGTCCAGAAGCAAAGCAGCGGTATCGATGTCGCCGGCCGCACGCGAGATCGACGCATAGCCGTCGCGGTCGGCCGAAGACAGTGGGCCCGTTCTTGTTTCGTGAGCCGCCCGAACACTCTCGATGTGATGCCTCAACGCGCTCTGTGCTGCACCGATGATCGGCTCCGTCAGTGCATGCACATACAAAACGGATTGTGGGAATCTGTAGAGAAGTTCGTGACGACTACTGACCTGCGCGCGCTCGGCCGTTCCGAACACTCGATGCTGCGGAACAGAAGCTCCGGCAACAACGAGGTCGTTCATCTCCGCCCCACGCAACCCGAGGGCATCGGTGCCCGCCTCAATCCGATAGTCCTGGGCATTCACCAATACGAGGACGAAGTCGACGGGCGCGCCGGACTGATCCGATAACACAGCCCCAACGATTGCCCACTCCGATCGGCGGCTTCCCACGACGTACTTCCATCGGCCTCGCAGAACGAGTCCTCGGCCGGTCGACGTCAGAGTGCCGCCGGGGGTGAGCGAGCCACACAACCTGGCACGGTGATCGCTCGGACCGCCCCACACGTCGGCTTGCGCCTCATCCGGGAACAGCGCCAACTGCCAAGCGGCAATCCCGAAGGAGGCAGTAACCCAGCCCGCTGATGTGCAAGACGTTGCCAGTTCACGCACCGTCCGTAGGAATACGGACGGTTCAGCCTGCGATCCACCGAATCGATTCGGGATACACAGCGCAAATGCCCCCGCTTCACTTAAAGCGTCCACAGTGTCCTCATGCAAGCGCCTCCGGCGATCCGCTTCGGCCGCACACACGGCGATCTCGGGAAGCAAGGAAGCAATTGCTTCGGCAAGGGAATCACTGACACTCTCCACGCTCCAATTATGACCGGCACCACAATGCCCAATTCACACGGTCCAGTGAGCGGGAGTCGTGAACAGTGCCACCGGCCCACAATGCACTGGGACTCCCGAAGTCGACCCGCACCATAATCCGACCGAAAAGACACAGGCCAGACGCCATGTTCCGCCTACCGGGAGATGACCTTCCCCGCATCTGCACTTCAAGATTCTATGAGGTGGATCACATGGAAACGACTGAGCGCTCGACGCAACATCGACGCGGTACGGAGGAAACATGACGCTCGACACCGCCCCCACCAACATCACCGACACCGACACCGACACCGACGAAGCGATCCGCTTGATCGAGGCTGCACCCGCACCGTCTCGCTTCGCCCGCGGGTGGCATTGCCTCGGCCTGAGCGAGACGTTCCGAGACGGCAAGCCACACCAGATTGAAGCATTCGGAACGAGCCTTGTTGTCTTCGCCGACAGCAAGGGCGCCATCAAAGTGCTGGATGCCTACTGCCGACACATGGGTGGCAACTTGGCACTCGGAGAAGTAAAGGGTGACTCGATCGCATGTCCTTTCCACGACTGGCGCTGGGGTGGCAACGGGAAATGCACCGACATTCCCTACGCACGACGCGTACCTCCGCTCGCTCGCACTCGCGCCTGGACCACTCTCGAACGCAACTGCCAACTTTTTGTCTGGCACGACCCGGAGGGCTCCACGCCCACCGACGAGGTCACCATCCCTCAGATCGAGGGGGTCGGCACTGACGAGTGGACTGACTGGACGTGGAACGCACAGATCATCAAGGGCTCTCACTGCCGCGAGATTATCGACAATGTTGTAGACATGGCGCACTTCTTCTATGTCCACAAGTCATTCCCTCGATTCTTCAAGAACGTTTTCGAGGGTCACATCGCGACGCAGTACCAGGAGTCGACGCCCCGCCTCGACGTCGAAGCGTCCTACAACGATCCGAACCAGCATTTGCGCTCGGATGCGTCCTACTTCGGCCCGTCGTACATGGTCGACAAACTCTGGATCAACGCCAATGGCGCAGAGGTCGAGACGGCGCTGATCAACTGCCACTATCCGATCGACGAGAATTCATTTGTCCTGATGTACGGCGTCTCGATGAAGAAGCTGCCGGGCATGACCGACGAAGAGTCCGCCGCGATGGCGGTCCAGTTCGTCACGGGCGTCGAGAGCGGTTTCCTACAGGATGTCGAGATCTGGAAGAACAAGGCTCCCATCGACAATCCCCTGCTCTGCGAAGAAGACGGACCTGTTTATCAGCTGCGACGCTGGTATCAGCAGTTCTACGTCGACGTCGCGGATATCACCCCGGACATGACTCGCCGTTTCGAATTCGAAATCGATACGACTCGCGCCATCACAGCTTGGGAACAGGAAGTTGCCGAGATCATTGCTCGCCGCGAATCCGAATTGCAGGACACCGAATCTTGAGTGGCGAAACGTATCTGGGGCACTGACGACCAATAAACCTTCCGGCCCGCGGGACGTGTCAGCGCCCCGCAGGCCGGACGCATATCCACGATTCCTCATTGAATCACCGACATCAGAGCATTGCTGGTAGTTATCGACAGCTTCGCTGAACACACAGTTACAACAGGGAGAAGACATGACCGGTCAGGTCCGGAGTACCGATTCCGCCCCCACTGCAATTCTGGACAGGGTCTCGCTGGTCCTTGACGCCTTCGACGGACCCGGGCTCCTCACGCTTACCCAAGTAGTCACACTGACCGGGCTGCCGCGATCGTCCGCACATCGAATACTCGAACGACTGGTGCAGATGCGATGGCTGCGGCGAGACGGACGGAACTACGAACTCGGACTTCGTCTCATGGAGCTCGGATCTCTTGCCATCCATCAGGATCGCCTACATCACGCAGCATTGCCCTTCCTCCACGAATTGCATCGAGTAACCGGCCACGTAGTGCATCTCGGCATCCTCCATGACTCCGACGTGGTCTATCTCGAGAAGATCGGTGGGCGCGTCGCATCCGCACTACCGTCCCGCGCCGGGGGTCGATTCCCCGCGGACAAGTCACCAATCGGGAAAGCGCTACTCGCATGCTCGGCCACAGCGCCGGCGGCAGGCTCGCCCGCCCTCGCGGACGAGCTCGACAAAATTCGCCAACAGGGTATGGCATTCGCAACCGGTGAAAATATCGCGGGCATAGGCGGCATCGCCGTGCCCATCGGCCCGATCGGTGGCGCGATTGCGGCCATCTCGATCTGCGGACCCATGGAGCACCTCAAATTCGACCATCACCACGCAGCTCCGGTCAGAATGGCAGCTATCGCGATCATGCGAAACATGTCCGGCGCACAATCCATTGTCCCGACTTTGCAACGCCGCAGCCAGCTCCGCAGCCTCCCGACTGCCGCTCGTATGCCCCAGGTTCGCTACGCCTGAATCCAGGTCGAAACACTCCAAACCAATAACGACAAACCCCACCGAATGACGGCGATGGAAGATTCCACCACCCATATTCGACGGGGTTTGTCGGGGTCTGTCAGCCGGAGCGGCTCAGGGCTACACCGCCAGGCAGGCCGGCCCGAGTAGTGCCTTGAGATCACCCATCAGCGCCGACGACGGTTCTACACGCAGTACGTCGTCAACCTTCCACAACGTGACCTCCGTGCCACCGATCAGTCGAACGTGCACGTCCGACGTTCCGGGGTGACGGGTCAAAATCTGCTTGAGAGCACCGAGTTTGTCCTTCGTGCACTGACGCAACGGCAGTGACACCGAGAGCGGGCGCGCCACTCCGATTGCCGAAAGATCCGGAACTGCAAGGTCATTGCCGATCAGCGACATCCGATCGTCACGGATGGAGACGCGTGCCTTGACCAGAACGATCGCGTCCTCCGCAATGTCCATCCCGTAGACGGCGTACGCCTGCGGGAAGAACAACACCTCGATGCCACCGACCAGATCCTCCAGAGTCACGATGCACCACGTCAGGCCGTTCTTGTTCACCCGGCGGTCGACCGAGGCGATGATGCCACCCAAGGTAACCTGCGCGCCGTCCTGGACTCCACCGTCGAGAATCGAGGCGATGGAGGTGTCGGACTGTTGCTTGAGGATATGTTCGACACCGTTGAGTGGGTGCCCGGAAACGTAGAGCCCCAGCATCTCTCGCTCGAGCGCAAGACGATGCTTGGTTTCCCACTCCTCGTCCGGAATCTTGACGTCGAATACCGACGCGATGGATTCGTCTGCCTCAGCTCCGCCGAACAGATCGAACTGGCCGATCGCCTCAGCCTTCTTGGTGCTCATGACAGCGTCGATAGCGTCGGCATGCACCAACATCAAGCCCTTACGCGGATGCCCGAGAGAGTCGAATCCGCCTGCCTTGATGAGAGATTCGGTGACCTTCTTGTTGCATGCCATCGCGTCGATCTTGCCGAGGTAATCGGAGAAGTCGGTGAACTTCGATTTTTCGGTTCGCGCCTTGATGATGGACGCCACCACGTTGGCACCGACGTTGCGCACGGACCCCATACCGAAACGGATGTCCTCACCGACTGTCGCGAAGTCGACGCGCGACTCGTTGACGTCCGGCGGTAGCACCGTGATGCCCATTCTGCGGCAGTCTGCGAGATAGATCGCGGACTTGTCCTTGTCGTCACCGACAGAGGTGAGCAGGCCGGCCATGTACTCGGCCGGATAGTTCGCCTTGAGGTACCCGGTCCAGTACGAGACCAGCCCGTACCCAGCGGAGTGCGACTTGTTGAACGCGTAGCCGGCGAAGGGCAACACGGTGTCCCAGAGAGCCTTGATGGCAGCTTCACTGAAGTTGTTGTCCAACATGCCCTGACGGAAACCGGCGTACGCCTTTTCCAGTTCGGAGAGCTTCTTCTTACCCATGGCGCGGCGCAGCAAGTCGGCCTGTCCGAGGGTGTAGCCGGCGACCTTCTGCGCCAGCTGCATGATCTGCTCCTGGTAGATGATCAGACCGTATGTCTCCGAAAGGATCTCCGCGAGCGGCTCTTCCAACTCGGGGTGAATCGGACTGACCACTTCGAGTGCATTTTTACGTTTCGCGTACGAGATGTGCGCGTCCACACCCATCGGACCCGGTCGGTACAGCGCCAGAGCGGCCACGATGTCGCCGAAACCGGTGGGCTGCATCAGTTTCAGCAGCTCACGCATACCGCCGCCGTCGAGCTGGAACACACCCAGGGTGTCGCCGCGCGCGAGGAGTTCGTAGGTAGCCGGATCATCCATCGGCAAGGTATCGAGGTCGATGTCGATACCGCGGTTGGCCTTGATGTTCTCGAGCGTGTCACCGATGACGGTGAGGTTACGCAGGCCCAAGAAGTCCATCTTGAGCAGACCGATGTCTTCACACGACGGGTAATCCCAGCCGGTGATGATGGCACCGTCCTGGGCGCGCTTCCACACCGGAATGGCGTCCATCAGCGGCTCGGACGACATGATGACGGCACACGCGTGTACACCGGCGTTACGGATCAGACCTTCGAGACCCTTTGCGGTCTTGTAGATCTTTGCGACGTCGGGGCTCGAGTCGATGAGCGCCCGAACCTCGGCCGCTTCCTTGTACCGCTCGTGTTTGGGATCGGTGATGCCGGACACCGAGATGTCCTTGGCCATAATCGGGGGCGGCAACGCCTTGGTGATCTGGTCGGCGATGGCAAAACCCGGCTTACCGAACTGCACGCGTGCGGAGTCCTTGATGGCTGCCTTGGTCTTGATGGTTCCGAACGTGATGACCTGTGCGACGCGGTCGCTTCCCCACTTGTCCGTCGCGTAGCGAACCATCTCGCCGCGACGGCGATCATCGAAGTCGATATCGATATCGGGCATCGACACACGCTCGGGGTTGAGGAATCGCTCGAACAGCAGGCCGTACGGAATGGGGTCGATGTTGGTGATGCCCATCGCGTACGCCACCAACGAACCGGCTGCGGATCCACGACCGGGACCGACGCGGATTCCGACGTCCTTGGCGTGGTTGATGAGGTCACCGACCACGAGGAAGTAGGCCGGGAAGCCCATCTCGTTGATGACGCCGATCTCGTAGTCGGCGCGCGCCAGATACTCCTGCGGCGGACCGCTCGGGAAACGGCGGTCCAAACCTCGCATGACCTCCTCGCGCAGGAAGCTCTGCTGCGTGTGCCCCTCGGGAACCGGGAAGATCGGCATGCGGTCGTGGAATGCCCAGACATCCTCGTAGGACTGGACACGCTCACCGATTGCAACCGTGTTGTCGCAGGCCCCGGGAACTTCCTTGTCCCAGATCGCCCGCATCTCGGCAGCCGACTTGAGGTAATAGCCGTCGCCGTCGAACTTGAAGCGAGTGGGATCCGAGAGTGTCTTACCGGTCTGAATACAGAGCAGTGCCTCGTGGTTCTCGGCAGCGTCCTTGGTGACGTAATGGCAGTCGTTGGTAGCCAGCGGCGGAATGCCGAGTTGCTTACCGATATCGAGCAAGCCCTCACGCACCCGGCGCTCGATCGACAGACCGTGATCCATCAGTTCCAGGAAGAAGTTGTCGGGGCCCCAGATCTCCTGCCACTTCGCGGCAGCCTCGAGAGCCTCACGATCATGACCGAGTCGCAAACGAGTCTGGATCTCCCCCGACGGGCAACCCGTGGTGGCGATGATGCCCTCGGAATGAGTCGCGATGAGCTCCTCGTCCATACGCGGCCACTTGCCGAGCTGACCTTCGATGGAGGCGAGCGACGAAAGCTTGAAGAGGTTACGCAGACCCGTCGCGTTCTCCGCGACCATCGTCATGTGCGTGTACGCGCCGCTACCCGAGACGTCGTCGGACTTCTGGCTACGATCGCCCCACAGCACGCGCTTGGTGTTGAACCGGGACTCGGGAGCGATGTACGCCTCGATACCGATGATCGGCTTGATGCCGGCCTTTTTAGCCTCGTTGTAGAACTGGCTGGCGCCGTACATGTTTCCGTGGTCGGTCATGCCGACGGCCGTCATGTCGAGACGTGCGGCCTCCTCGAACATGGCGCCGACTTTGGCCGCACCGTCGAGCATCGAGTACTCGGTGTGATTGTGAAGATGAACGAACGAGTCAGCCACGTGCGCCTCTCTGAAGGTCTGGGAGCTTTGTCGAGTGTAGGCCCCGCTACCGACAGGGTCGGCGGCCGAGCATCTGTATCCGAGGTAGTAGTGACGAGAGTTACGAGACCGGACTCACGGAATCGGACCGTCGTCCGGGCCGGGAACAACCACGTCCACGTACTCGGCCAACAACGGCCGGACTGCGGCGCGCCACGGCGTTCCGTCGACAGGCATCGCCTCGAGTGCCCGCACTGCAGGATTTGCTGCCAGCACTGCCAGGTCACCGGCATCGCCGCGAACAACCACACCGACCGCGCAGGAGCAGTCCTCGGAAAGAGATCGAACTGACGCAGCGGCAATCATCTTCTGCCGCTCGTCCACCCCGGACATCGAGGCAAGCCGAGTCGCGGCAGCACCCGGCGACTGCTTGATCGCCACGTCGTTGTCCGGTACGCCAATCGAGACCAACGGCGTCTGGACGCGATCGATCGGCACCCGCCACAGCACTTCCGACACCCTAATTCCGGGCGTGGCCGCAATGACCTCGTCGGCAGTGATCGGTGCCGCGAAAGATGCCAACGCCCAGGTCGGCCCGTTCACCGTCGACAGTGTTGCCTGCGCCCGATCGAGATAGTCGACAACCAGTTCCCCACCGTCCGGGCCGAGCGAATCCGTTCCGATCGGCGCCGTCGGCACCGGATTCATCAGTCCCGCGCCGACGACCAGCGCGACCACTGCCACGCCGGCCAACGCGGAACCGATTCCGCGCAGCGTCACGTCGATCGAAGGACCTCGAGAGCGTCCGCGAGATCCTTCGGGTACTCACTCTTGATCTCGACCCACCGGCCGTCGGCCGGGTGAGCGAAACCGAGCGACACTGCATGCAGCCACTGGCGTTCGAGACCCAGACGCTCGGCCAGTCGCGGGTCTGCCCCGTAGGTCAAGTCGCCGCAACACGGATGTCGCAGTGCGGAGAAGTGGACCCGAATCTGGTGTGTCCTACCGGTTTCGAGATGAACGTCCAACAGACTCGCGGCCTGAAACGCCTCGATGGTGTCGTAGTGCGTGACACTCGCCTTACCGTCTGCGCGCACCGCAAAACGCCAGTCGTTTCCGTGGTGGCGGCCGATGGGAGCGTCGATGGTTCCACTACTCGGATCCGGATGCCCCTGCACGAGCGCGTGGTAGCGCTTGTCGATGGTCCGTTCCTTGAAAGCACGCTTGAGCACCGTGTACGCCCGCTCGGACGTAGCAACAACCATGACACCCGACGTACCGACATCGAGCCTGTGGACGATGCCCTGACGCTCGTGTGCGCCGGACGTCGAGATCCTGTAGCCCATTGCAGCGAGTCCACCGATGACCGTCGGCCCCGTCCATCCGACGCTGGCGTGCGCCGCGACTCCGACGGGCTTGTTCACAGCAACAACGTCGTCGTCCGAGTACAGGATCTCCATGCCCTCGACCGGCGTCGCCTCGACAGTCAACGGACGCGGCGGCTCCGGCAACGTGACCTCGAGCCACGAACCCGCGGTCAACCGATCGGACTTACCCACGGCAACGCCGTCGAGCAGAACCGAACCCTCCTCGGCGAGGGTGGCCGCGACGGTGCGGGAGAGTCCGAGTAGACGAGCCAAACCGGCGTCGACGCGCATGGCATCGAGTCCGTCCGGCACTGGCATCGACCGAGATTCCCTCATTTGTTCTCCCCTTGGGATTCAGACTTGTTGTCGCCGGTCTTGTCGCTGCCGGACTTGCCGCTGTGGAGTCGCTCACCGTTGGGCTCGAACCCGAACAGGGTCAGGACGACCAGGAGAATCGCGCCGCACACGATCGCAGAATCAGCGATGTTGAACACCGGCCACCAGCCGATCGACATGAAGTCGACAACATGTCCCTGCATGAACCCCGGTGCGCGGAACAACCGGTCCATCAGATTGCCGAGAGCGCCGCCGAGTACGAGACCGAGGCCCAGAGCCCACCACGGCGAGCGGAGTGTGCGGCCGATCTTGATCACGCCGATCACCACACCGATCGCCACCAGTGTGAGGATCCACGTCATGGACGTCGCCATCGAGAATGCTGCGCCCGGGTTTCGGACCAACGTGAAAGTGACAACGTCACCGATGATTTCGATCGGCTGACCGGGCGTGATCGCTGCAACAGCCCACACCTTGGTCAGGATGTCCGCGACCAGGATTACTGCCGCAATCACGATCAGCATCACCAACCTCAGCGGGCGCTGGGGAGAATTCAGCGGGTGCTGGGGCCCATCGGGCTTCGTCGAGTCAGGCTTCGATAAATCGGTAATCGGCTGATCCTCCGCGTTGACATCTCGTTCTGGGTGGTCTGTACTCACGCCACCATCATCCCCTATGTTCGGCGCTCGGCCTGCACTCACTCCCCGACCTCGACCGGGCACTTCGGGGAACCGGTTAACCTGGAGCGCGTGCCACAGTTGTCTACGTCCGGCAGGCGCGTTCCGTATGCGTTCGCAGCCGCCCTCACTCTCGCTACTCTGCTCACCGCCTGTAGTGGCTCGGAGCAACCTCCCAACACCTCCTCGGCGACGCCCAGCGAGTTCACCGTTCCGGTAACCGCCTCCACCGTCGAGGTGCTCGATGCCGGCAGCGAACCACGCCAAAGCCTTCGGATGAGCGCGCCGGTCGGAACAACTCAGGCTGCGACACTGATCACCTCTGCCGTCGTTAGTCAGCAGATCGATCACCAACCGGTCAAAGATTTCTCGTCACCCGAAATCACGATTCCCCTGACCGCGGTTGTCACGACTGCTGCGTCGGCACAAAGTCCGACGACGGTGGTCGACCTCACCCTGTCGGACATGAGCACTCCTGACGCGACACTGCAAGCAGCGCTCGGTGGCGCCGACGGTTCGGGAGCCGGATTGAGCATCACGGAGTCCGGATCCATCACGGCATTGCGCCTCCGTCCGGCCGGCGATTCCGCAAACGCCGCCCGTGCCGCTATCGAGCAGGCTTTCGGTCAGGCTGTCTACCGCACCGTTGCGCTACCCGATGCTCCCGTCGGAGTCGGGGCGCGATGGACCGTCAAGCAGGAGGTCAGCAGCGAGATCCTGCTTGACCAGACCACCACCGTCATATTGACCGCCCGCGACGGCGACCGTCTCACTTTCTCCGTCGAGGTATCTCAGACTCCGCAGAGCAGTGTCTGGAATCTTGCCGGCAACGCCGGGATACTCAACATCGATCAGTACGTGATGGCTGGTTCCGGGACTGTCACTGTCGACATGACACTGCCCCTTCCCATCAGCGGGGACATGTCGATCGGCGGCGACCAGGCGTACAGCGACCCGGACGGATCGTCCGTCATCAAGCAGAGCATCACGAACACCATTCGGTGGACTCAGTAATGGCGCGTCGGATCGCGCTCGGACTCGGTGTTGCAACCGTACTCGTCCTCAGTGGGTGTAGCTCGGGAGCTTCCAGTGACAGTGCCACCGCTACTTCACCGGCACCGGAGGTATCACTCGTTCCGATTACACCGATCGAGGCGACTAATCTTGGTGGCACTCCCCTGGACAAGGCGACGTTGCAGCGCGCCGCGCTCACCTTGAGTGACCTTCCCGCCGATTTCGACATCGTGCCGGACCCGGTCGAAGACTTGGGCCTCGCTCCGGCACCGTCGACATCGGATTCCGACAAGTCCACTACCGACCCCGCCGCGTGTGCGGCCGTGCTCGCACCGATCTCCACCCAGATCCCCGGATCGGTCGCTTCGATCACGAAAATGTTCGCCGGACCGGATTTCACGAGCATCGATCAGGACAGTGCCTCCTTTGCCGACGGTACCGCTGCCGCAACAGCTTTCCGCACGATGCAGGAAACCCTGGCCGGCTGCGCGGAGTATTCCGGTACCGACGCCGACGGCATGACAGTTTCCTATCGAGTCGGCGCGGCACACCAGCCGAGCGTCGGCGATGCGTCCTTCTCGTACCGAATAATCACTACGAGTGAAGGATTCACACTTGTTGCCGACGTTGTCGTCGCTGCGGTCGGTACAACTCTGACACAGCTTTCGGCAACGGCTCCGACGCCCATCGCCCCGGACGTACTGGGGTCCATGGCGGTTACTGCGGCGCAGCGATTGAGCGTTCCGACCCCGTAGCCGTCATTGTGCGCAGCGCGTCACAATCCACGAGTTACCCTGCGCCCGCGAAGATGGATTACGGACCCACCAGGACTATCGCCCTTCCCAGATGGGCTCACGTTTCTGAGCGAAGGCCAGC
Proteins encoded:
- a CDS encoding sensor domain-containing protein, translating into MARRIALGLGVATVLVLSGCSSGASSDSATATSPAPEVSLVPITPIEATNLGGTPLDKATLQRAALTLSDLPADFDIVPDPVEDLGLAPAPSTSDSDKSTTDPAACAAVLAPISTQIPGSVASITKMFAGPDFTSIDQDSASFADGTAAATAFRTMQETLAGCAEYSGTDADGMTVSYRVGAAHQPSVGDASFSYRIITTSEGFTLVADVVVAAVGTTLTQLSATAPTPIAPDVLGSMAVTAAQRLSVPTP
- the dnaE gene encoding DNA polymerase III subunit alpha; the protein is MADSFVHLHNHTEYSMLDGAAKVGAMFEEAARLDMTAVGMTDHGNMYGASQFYNEAKKAGIKPIIGIEAYIAPESRFNTKRVLWGDRSQKSDDVSGSGAYTHMTMVAENATGLRNLFKLSSLASIEGQLGKWPRMDEELIATHSEGIIATTGCPSGEIQTRLRLGHDREALEAAAKWQEIWGPDNFFLELMDHGLSIERRVREGLLDIGKQLGIPPLATNDCHYVTKDAAENHEALLCIQTGKTLSDPTRFKFDGDGYYLKSAAEMRAIWDKEVPGACDNTVAIGERVQSYEDVWAFHDRMPIFPVPEGHTQQSFLREEVMRGLDRRFPSGPPQEYLARADYEIGVINEMGFPAYFLVVGDLINHAKDVGIRVGPGRGSAAGSLVAYAMGITNIDPIPYGLLFERFLNPERVSMPDIDIDFDDRRRGEMVRYATDKWGSDRVAQVITFGTIKTKAAIKDSARVQFGKPGFAIADQITKALPPPIMAKDISVSGITDPKHERYKEAAEVRALIDSSPDVAKIYKTAKGLEGLIRNAGVHACAVIMSSEPLMDAIPVWKRAQDGAIITGWDYPSCEDIGLLKMDFLGLRNLTVIGDTLENIKANRGIDIDLDTLPMDDPATYELLARGDTLGVFQLDGGGMRELLKLMQPTGFGDIVAALALYRPGPMGVDAHISYAKRKNALEVVSPIHPELEEPLAEILSETYGLIIYQEQIMQLAQKVAGYTLGQADLLRRAMGKKKLSELEKAYAGFRQGMLDNNFSEAAIKALWDTVLPFAGYAFNKSHSAGYGLVSYWTGYLKANYPAEYMAGLLTSVGDDKDKSAIYLADCRRMGITVLPPDVNESRVDFATVGEDIRFGMGSVRNVGANVVASIIKARTEKSKFTDFSDYLGKIDAMACNKKVTESLIKAGGFDSLGHPRKGLMLVHADAIDAVMSTKKAEAIGQFDLFGGAEADESIASVFDVKIPDEEWETKHRLALEREMLGLYVSGHPLNGVEHILKQQSDTSIASILDGGVQDGAQVTLGGIIASVDRRVNKNGLTWCIVTLEDLVGGIEVLFFPQAYAVYGMDIAEDAIVLVKARVSIRDDRMSLIGNDLAVPDLSAIGVARPLSVSLPLRQCTKDKLGALKQILTRHPGTSDVHVRLIGGTEVTLWKVDDVLRVEPSSALMGDLKALLGPACLAV
- a CDS encoding RluA family pseudouridine synthase, which translates into the protein MRESRSMPVPDGLDAMRVDAGLARLLGLSRTVAATLAEEGSVLLDGVAVGKSDRLTAGSWLEVTLPEPPRPLTVEATPVEGMEILYSDDDVVAVNKPVGVAAHASVGWTGPTVIGGLAAMGYRISTSGAHERQGIVHRLDVGTSGVMVVATSERAYTVLKRAFKERTIDKRYHALVQGHPDPSSGTIDAPIGRHHGNDWRFAVRADGKASVTHYDTIEAFQAASLLDVHLETGRTHQIRVHFSALRHPCCGDLTYGADPRLAERLGLERQWLHAVSLGFAHPADGRWVEIKSEYPKDLADALEVLRST
- the lspA gene encoding signal peptidase II, with amino-acid sequence MNSPQRPLRLVMLIVIAAVILVADILTKVWAVAAITPGQPIEIIGDVVTFTLVRNPGAAFSMATSMTWILTLVAIGVVIGVIKIGRTLRSPWWALGLGLVLGGALGNLMDRLFRAPGFMQGHVVDFMSIGWWPVFNIADSAIVCGAILLVVLTLFGFEPNGERLHSGKSGSDKTGDNKSESQGENK